From Streptomyces zhihengii, the proteins below share one genomic window:
- a CDS encoding BACON domain-containing protein yields MTSSRLDPPPHTTGAHRAHRRPSRSASERPPARYEPYLDGLFTYCLSVLCDHDAATAVLGDVLAVAERQRTRCPAEEPARKAWLYALARWACLRRLAEQRRRRPGAHTGRAADPAGTGAAGSADGGRAAGSDDRHRAELALLAWPEAAGTTPEQREALELSVRHGLGHAGVASVLGLGPAAARELLAAAVCEVERTRAALAVVERGTCPSVARLTGDSRVVLSAALRRELVRHVDDCPRCRRAAERAGAAGPWPGSEVAPAALPILKAPRSAAYLAMHKAPRARAGALRFGPGGFPLDPKDHAARRDRLRARAVTTTVVATVVAAPVLALWAAYRGAPLTGEAERGPTVSAEDGSGEEGRYGHYENAGNASARPDPRFTADPHAPDVSVEVISTGPPAPPSASGTGPGRLTVEARPGGDTTLITLTASGGSPVTFSLWTDASWLRIPRSSGTLDPGETITLLVTVDSAREPAGYWRAQVGVDPSGAVVAIRGRGEHGTASRPPIPGRPGTTPPTTPPPSSPGPDPTTPPPTTEPPSSPGPDPTGPPPSSDPPPSPDPPSSPGTPPPSG; encoded by the coding sequence GTGACGAGCAGCAGGCTGGACCCTCCTCCCCACACCACCGGCGCACACCGGGCGCACCGCCGCCCGTCCCGTTCCGCCTCGGAGCGGCCCCCCGCACGCTACGAGCCGTACCTCGACGGCCTGTTCACCTACTGTCTCTCCGTCCTGTGCGACCACGACGCCGCGACGGCGGTGCTCGGCGACGTCCTCGCCGTCGCCGAGCGCCAGCGCACCCGCTGCCCCGCCGAGGAGCCCGCCCGCAAGGCGTGGCTGTACGCGCTCGCGCGCTGGGCCTGTCTGCGCCGGCTGGCCGAACAGCGCCGCAGGCGCCCCGGCGCGCACACGGGCCGGGCGGCCGACCCGGCGGGCACGGGCGCGGCCGGGTCCGCGGACGGCGGACGGGCGGCCGGCTCCGACGACCGGCACCGCGCCGAACTGGCCCTGCTGGCCTGGCCGGAGGCGGCCGGCACCACCCCCGAGCAGCGCGAGGCCCTCGAACTCTCCGTGCGCCACGGCCTCGGCCACGCCGGGGTGGCCTCCGTCCTCGGCCTCGGCCCCGCAGCGGCCCGCGAGCTGCTGGCCGCCGCCGTCTGCGAGGTGGAGCGGACCAGGGCGGCCCTCGCCGTGGTCGAGCGCGGCACCTGCCCCTCGGTCGCCCGGCTCACCGGCGACAGCCGGGTCGTGCTCTCCGCCGCCCTGCGCCGCGAACTGGTCCGCCACGTCGACGACTGCCCCCGCTGCCGGCGGGCCGCGGAGCGGGCCGGGGCGGCCGGCCCGTGGCCCGGTTCCGAGGTCGCCCCGGCGGCGCTGCCGATCCTGAAGGCCCCGCGCTCCGCCGCCTATCTGGCCATGCACAAGGCGCCCCGGGCACGGGCGGGCGCCCTGCGGTTCGGCCCCGGCGGCTTCCCGCTGGACCCGAAGGACCACGCCGCCCGGCGTGACCGGCTGCGCGCCCGGGCGGTGACCACGACGGTCGTCGCCACGGTCGTCGCGGCCCCGGTCCTCGCGCTGTGGGCCGCCTACCGGGGCGCCCCGCTGACGGGCGAGGCCGAGCGCGGGCCCACGGTGAGCGCCGAGGACGGCTCCGGCGAGGAGGGCCGCTACGGCCACTACGAGAACGCGGGGAACGCCAGCGCCCGGCCCGACCCCCGGTTCACGGCGGACCCGCACGCCCCGGACGTCTCGGTCGAGGTGATCAGCACCGGTCCTCCGGCGCCCCCGTCCGCCTCCGGCACGGGGCCCGGCCGGCTCACCGTCGAGGCGCGGCCGGGCGGGGACACGACGCTGATCACCCTCACCGCGTCGGGCGGCTCGCCGGTCACCTTCTCGCTCTGGACGGACGCCTCCTGGCTCCGCATCCCCCGCTCCTCGGGCACGCTGGACCCCGGCGAAACGATCACTCTCCTGGTGACCGTCGACTCCGCCCGCGAGCCCGCCGGCTACTGGCGGGCCCAGGTCGGGGTCGACCCCTCCGGAGCCGTCGTCGCCATCCGCGGGCGCGGGGAGCACGGCACGGCGTCGCGTCCGCCGATTCCCGGCCGGCCGGGGACGACGCCGCCGACCACCCCGCCGCCCTCGTCGCCCGGCCCGGATCCGACCACCCCGCCGCCGACCACCGAGCCCCCGTCGTCGCCCGGCCCCGACCCGACCGGCCCGCCGCCGTCGTCGGATCCGCCGCCCTCCCCGGACCCGCCGTCGTCCCCCGGCACCCCGCCGCCGTCGGGCTGA
- the radA gene encoding DNA repair protein RadA — translation MAARTKTAKDRPSYRCTECGWTTAKWLGRCPECQAWGTVEEYGAPAVRTTAAGRVSTAALPIGQVDARQAAARTTGVDELDRVLGGGLVPGAVVLLAGEPGVGKSTLLLDVAAKAAGPDHPTLYVTGEESASQVRLRADRINALADHLYLAAETDLSAVLGHLDAVKPSLLVLDSVQTVASPEIDGAPGGMAQVREVAGALIRASKERGMSTLLVGHVTKDGAIAGPRLLEHLVDVVLHFEGDRHARLRLVRGVKNRYGATDEVGCFELHDEGITGLADPSGLFLTRRDEPVPGTCLTVTLEGRRPLVAEVQALTVDSQIPSPRRTTSGLETSRVSMMLAVLEQRGRISALGKRDIYSATVGGVKLSEPAADLAVALALASAASDTPLPQNLVAIGEVGLAGEVRRVTGVQRRLAEAHRLGFTHALVPTDPGRIPAGMRVTEVADMGDALRVLPRGRRKAPEEA, via the coding sequence ATGGCTGCCCGTACGAAAACCGCGAAGGACCGGCCGTCCTACCGCTGCACCGAATGCGGCTGGACGACCGCGAAGTGGCTCGGCCGCTGCCCCGAGTGCCAGGCCTGGGGCACGGTCGAGGAGTACGGCGCGCCCGCGGTCCGCACCACCGCGGCCGGCCGGGTCTCCACCGCCGCCCTGCCCATCGGCCAGGTCGACGCCCGGCAGGCGGCCGCGCGCACCACGGGGGTCGACGAGCTCGACCGCGTCCTCGGCGGCGGGCTGGTGCCGGGCGCCGTGGTGCTGCTCGCCGGGGAGCCCGGCGTCGGCAAGTCCACCCTGCTGCTGGACGTGGCCGCCAAGGCCGCGGGCCCCGACCACCCCACCCTGTACGTGACGGGCGAGGAGTCGGCGAGCCAGGTCCGGCTGCGCGCCGACCGGATCAACGCCCTCGCCGACCACCTCTACCTCGCCGCGGAGACGGACCTCTCCGCCGTCCTCGGCCATCTCGACGCGGTCAAGCCCTCGTTGCTCGTCCTCGACTCCGTGCAGACGGTGGCCTCGCCCGAGATCGACGGCGCGCCCGGCGGCATGGCCCAGGTCCGCGAGGTCGCGGGCGCGCTGATCCGCGCCTCCAAGGAGCGGGGCATGTCGACGCTGCTGGTCGGCCATGTGACGAAGGACGGCGCGATCGCCGGCCCCCGCCTGCTGGAGCACCTCGTCGACGTGGTGCTCCACTTCGAGGGCGACCGGCACGCCCGGCTGCGGCTCGTCCGCGGCGTGAAGAACCGCTACGGCGCGACCGACGAGGTCGGCTGCTTCGAACTGCACGACGAGGGCATCACCGGCCTCGCCGACCCCTCCGGCCTCTTCCTCACCCGGCGTGACGAGCCCGTCCCCGGCACCTGCCTGACCGTGACCCTCGAAGGCCGCCGTCCGCTGGTCGCCGAGGTGCAGGCGCTCACCGTCGACTCCCAGATCCCCTCCCCCCGGCGGACCACCTCCGGGCTGGAGACCTCGCGGGTGTCGATGATGCTCGCCGTGCTGGAGCAGCGCGGCCGGATCTCGGCGCTCGGCAAGCGCGACATCTACAGCGCGACGGTGGGCGGGGTGAAGCTCTCCGAGCCCGCCGCCGACCTGGCCGTCGCGCTCGCCCTCGCCTCCGCCGCCAGTGACACGCCGCTGCCGCAGAATCTGGTGGCCATCGGCGAGGTGGGCCTCGCGGGCGAGGTCCGGCGCGTCACCGGGGTGCAGCGGCGGCTGGCCGAGGCGCACCGGCTGGGCTTCACCCACGCCCTGGTCCCCACCGACCCGGGCAGGATCCCGGCGGGGATGCGGGTGACGGAGGTGGCCGACATGGGCGACGCCCTGCGGGTGCTGCCGCGCGGCCGCCGGAAGGCCCCGGAGGAGGCGTAA
- the disA gene encoding DNA integrity scanning diadenylate cyclase DisA, whose translation MAAKDGAAAPGKSGQGTGNEAQIRAALSAVAPGTALRDGLERILRGNTGGLIVLGMDKTVESMCTGGFVLDVEFAATRLRELCKLDGALILDKDISKIHRAGVQLVPDASIPTEETGTRHRTADRVSRQCGFPVVSVSQSMRLIALYVDGERRVLEESAAILSRANQALATLERYKLRLDEVAGTLSALEIEDLVTVRDVTAVAQRLEMVRRIATEIAEYVVELGTDGRLLALQLDELIAGVEPERELVVRDYVPEPTAKRSRTVHEALAELDALSHTELLELPVVARALGYSGSPETLDSAVSPRGYRLLAKVPRLPGAIIERLVEHFGGLQKLLAASVDDLQAVDGVGEARARSVREGLSRLAESSILERYV comes from the coding sequence GTGGCAGCCAAGGACGGGGCAGCAGCACCCGGAAAGTCCGGCCAAGGCACGGGCAACGAAGCGCAGATCCGTGCCGCCCTGAGCGCGGTCGCCCCGGGCACCGCCCTGCGCGACGGCCTGGAGCGCATCCTGAGGGGGAACACCGGAGGGCTGATCGTTCTCGGCATGGACAAGACCGTCGAGTCCATGTGCACCGGCGGCTTCGTCCTCGACGTGGAGTTCGCCGCGACCCGGCTGCGCGAGCTGTGCAAGCTGGACGGCGCGCTCATCCTCGACAAGGACATCTCCAAGATCCACCGGGCCGGCGTGCAGCTCGTCCCGGACGCGTCCATCCCCACCGAGGAGACCGGCACCCGGCACCGCACCGCGGACCGGGTGTCCCGCCAGTGCGGCTTCCCGGTGGTGTCGGTCTCGCAGTCGATGCGGCTGATCGCGCTGTACGTGGACGGTGAGCGCCGGGTCCTGGAGGAGTCGGCCGCGATCCTGTCCCGCGCCAACCAGGCGCTGGCCACCCTGGAGCGCTACAAGCTCCGGCTCGACGAGGTCGCCGGCACGCTCTCGGCGCTGGAGATCGAGGACCTGGTCACCGTCCGGGACGTCACCGCGGTGGCGCAGCGGCTGGAGATGGTGCGCCGGATCGCCACCGAGATCGCCGAGTACGTGGTGGAGCTGGGCACCGACGGCCGTCTGCTCGCCCTCCAGCTCGACGAGTTGATCGCCGGGGTCGAGCCGGAGCGCGAGCTGGTGGTCCGGGACTACGTGCCGGAGCCGACCGCGAAGCGCTCCCGCACCGTGCACGAGGCGCTCGCCGAGCTGGACGCGCTGAGCCACACCGAGCTGCTCGAACTGCCCGTGGTGGCGAGGGCCCTGGGCTACAGCGGCTCCCCGGAGACGCTGGACTCGGCGGTGTCGCCGCGCGGCTACCGCCTGCTGGCCAAGGTGCCGAGGCTGCCGGGCGCGATCATCGAGCGCCTGGTCGAGCACTTCGGCGGTCTCCAGAAGCTGCTGGCCGCCAGTGTCGACGACCTCCAGGCCGTGGACGGCGTGGGCGAGGCGCGGGCGCGCAGCGTGCGCGAGGGCCTGTCGCGGCTCGCCGAGTCCTCCATCCTGGAGCGGTACGTCTGA
- a CDS encoding phosphatase PAP2 family protein, whose protein sequence is MDSSMTRDLYRDITDFAHSTPSWFQHLAELWTEAGLLLFGALYVVAWWRARTGSARSIALAVLAPLATAVGYVVSESLKSVVDEERPCRTVTEAVASVSACPPYGDWSFPSNHSAIAGAAALALALAWPRIGWLTVPMAVLMAFSRVFVGVHYPHDVAAGLVLGALVAAGSVLALRRPAEALLGTMRTSDTGLVRWFAGPGHAEQTVPPRPGRA, encoded by the coding sequence ATGGACAGCAGCATGACCCGCGATCTCTACCGCGACATCACCGACTTCGCCCACTCCACGCCCTCGTGGTTCCAGCACCTCGCCGAACTCTGGACGGAGGCGGGGCTGTTGCTCTTCGGCGCCCTCTACGTCGTGGCCTGGTGGCGTGCCCGGACCGGATCCGCCCGGTCCATAGCCCTCGCCGTGCTCGCGCCCCTCGCCACGGCGGTCGGGTACGTGGTCAGCGAGTCGCTCAAGTCGGTCGTGGACGAGGAGCGTCCCTGCCGCACGGTCACCGAGGCGGTCGCCTCGGTGTCGGCCTGCCCGCCGTACGGCGACTGGTCCTTCCCCAGCAACCACTCCGCCATCGCCGGCGCCGCGGCCCTCGCCCTGGCCCTCGCGTGGCCGAGGATCGGCTGGCTGACGGTGCCGATGGCCGTGCTGATGGCGTTCTCCCGGGTCTTCGTCGGCGTGCACTACCCCCATGACGTGGCGGCCGGCCTCGTCCTCGGCGCGCTCGTCGCCGCGGGGTCCGTCCTGGCGCTGCGCCGGCCCGCCGAGGCGCTGCTGGGGACGATGCGCACCAGTGACACGGGCCTCGTCCGCTGGTTCGCGGGGCCGGGCCACGCCGAGCAGACGGTTCCTCCCCGTCCGGGCCGCGCCTGA
- a CDS encoding A/G-specific adenine glycosylase — MTATHASQTSPAADPAALHLPVIAWFEQHARDLPWRRPEAGAWGVMVSEFMLQQTPVSRVLPVYEQWLARWPRPADLAAEAPGEAVRAWGRLGYPRRALRLHGAAQAIAERHGGEVPSDHAQLLALPGIGEYTAAAVASFAYGQRHAVLDTNVRRVFARAATGVQYPPTATTAAERRLARALLPEEEGTAARWAAASMELGALVCTARNEECGRCPIAAQCAWRLAGKPAHDGPARRGQTYAGTDRQVRGRLLAVLRDAPGSVPQSALDAVWPEPVQRGRALDGLVSDGLVEPLEGGRYRLPAGPPVTG, encoded by the coding sequence ATGACTGCCACCCACGCATCCCAGACGTCCCCCGCCGCCGACCCCGCCGCCCTTCATCTGCCGGTGATCGCCTGGTTCGAGCAGCACGCCCGCGATCTGCCCTGGCGCCGGCCCGAAGCCGGCGCCTGGGGCGTGATGGTCAGCGAGTTCATGCTCCAGCAGACACCGGTCAGCCGCGTGCTGCCCGTGTACGAGCAGTGGCTGGCCCGCTGGCCGCGCCCCGCCGACCTGGCGGCCGAGGCGCCGGGCGAGGCCGTCCGCGCCTGGGGCCGGCTCGGCTATCCGCGCCGTGCGCTGCGTCTGCACGGCGCCGCGCAGGCGATAGCGGAACGGCACGGCGGCGAGGTGCCGAGCGATCACGCCCAGTTGCTCGCCCTGCCGGGCATCGGCGAGTACACGGCGGCCGCGGTGGCCTCCTTCGCCTACGGACAGCGGCACGCGGTGCTCGACACCAATGTGCGCCGGGTGTTCGCGCGTGCCGCGACCGGCGTCCAGTACCCGCCGACCGCCACCACCGCCGCCGAGCGCCGGCTCGCGCGGGCGCTGCTCCCCGAGGAGGAGGGGACGGCGGCACGCTGGGCGGCCGCGTCGATGGAACTGGGCGCGCTGGTGTGCACGGCGCGCAACGAGGAGTGCGGGCGCTGCCCGATCGCGGCGCAGTGCGCCTGGCGGCTGGCGGGCAAGCCCGCGCACGACGGCCCGGCACGCCGCGGCCAGACGTACGCGGGCACCGACCGGCAGGTGCGCGGGCGGCTGCTGGCCGTACTGCGAGACGCTCCGGGCTCGGTGCCCCAGTCGGCGCTGGACGCCGTCTGGCCCGAACCGGTGCAGCGCGGGCGGGCACTGGACGGGCTGGTGTCGGACGGGCTGGTCGAACCGCTGGAGGGCGGGCGCTACCGGCTGCCGGCCGGCCCGCCGGTCACCGGCTGA
- a CDS encoding SigE family RNA polymerase sigma factor, protein MAHGEVLEFEEYVRTRQEALLRSARRLVPDPVEAQDLLQTALVRTYGRWDGIADKSLADAYLRRVMINTRTEWWRARRLEEVPTEQLPESAVEDGTEQHADRALLIEALKVLAPKQRSVVVLRHWEQMSTEETAAALGMSAGTVKSTLHRALAKLRQELRSRDLDGRAAERAGTRRTHHGERERERCAA, encoded by the coding sequence ATGGCGCACGGCGAGGTGCTCGAATTCGAGGAGTACGTACGGACCCGGCAGGAGGCGCTGCTGCGCAGTGCGCGACGGCTGGTGCCCGACCCCGTCGAGGCGCAGGACCTGCTCCAGACCGCGCTGGTGCGCACCTACGGCCGCTGGGACGGCATCGCGGACAAGTCGCTCGCGGACGCCTACCTGCGCCGCGTGATGATCAACACGCGGACCGAGTGGTGGCGCGCCCGCCGTCTGGAGGAGGTCCCGACCGAGCAGCTCCCGGAGTCCGCCGTGGAGGACGGCACCGAGCAGCACGCCGACCGCGCCCTGCTGATCGAGGCGCTGAAGGTGCTCGCGCCCAAGCAGCGCAGCGTCGTCGTGCTGCGTCACTGGGAGCAGATGAGCACCGAGGAGACCGCTGCCGCGCTGGGCATGTCGGCGGGTACGGTGAAGAGCACGCTGCACCGGGCACTCGCGAAGCTCCGCCAGGAGCTCCGGTCACGGGACCTGGACGGCCGCGCCGCGGAGCGCGCCGGGACGCGGCGTACCCACCACGGCGAACGGGAGCGGGAGCGGTGCGCGGCCTGA